A genomic stretch from Aedes albopictus strain Foshan chromosome 2, AalbF5, whole genome shotgun sequence includes:
- the LOC134286113 gene encoding uncharacterized protein LOC134286113: MYRQVMVHESHRKYQRILWRENKDQTVKELELNTVTYGTAAAPFLATRSIVQLAKDEQEDFPEASEAVVKCFYVDDVMTGADTLSGARQLQKNLITLLARGGFQLHKWCANDEALLEDIPIDAREKQLNFEDSDINGVIKTLGVLWDPSSDDFLFHVKPIGEGSEIPTKRMVLSDMSKLFDPHGLLAPIILIAKLVMQQLWQQNVEWDEAIPKEQLRTWNRFRSELSSLNSLRINRRITVDDAVTVELHGFADASKVAYGCCIYLRSVKSDGVAEMRLICGKSRVAPMKEIQRDIKLDATPDEMTIPRLELCAALLLAEQVEKVRETLALTTAKVVLWSDSKIVLNWLKQMKTNTPVFVRNRVVKIRKLFASNMWHYISTQHNPADLVSRGVFPEDLMRCEEWWSGPSVIPVVAENESEPVESEDYSHQIVAAVVPAALKKQLDPYDVILKYSSYRKLQRIFGYVTRFIHNCRSKQDTTKRRTGVLNSEDHNEAQKAMVTIVQQVVYKDEIGCIQTKQSVKGKLRNLNPIYDDDERLLRVGGRIRNSDLPKDQKHPMILPENNHFTEVLVEALHREHLHVGLNGLLAVVRQKFWPVNAKRTIHRILKRCVICFRTNPRDVQQYMGDLPSCRVTAAQPFARTGIDYAGPFFIKVGRMKAKVKVYVSLFVCMTTKSIHLVLVSSLTTDGFLAALHRFAGRRGNPTELFSDNGTNFRGADRELSELYDLLQSQVLNDKVNEFCQPRGIKWSFNPPKAPHQGGIWEANVKCMKSHLCKTLNESYLTYEELNTLLIQIEGILNSRPLVQLTDDPFDYEALSPGHFLVGRELTAVAEPLYGDLKESSLSRYQLVQKRMQHFWQRWSNEYVTGLQKRSKWNKDPTKLRNGLLVIMKEDNMPPKTWKLGRIVETHPGKDGVVRVVTIRTSNSIYKRPTTQIAVLPIDDCTDQAESKE; the protein is encoded by the coding sequence ATGTATCGGCAGGTGATGGTTCACGAGTCTCACCGGAAGTAccaacggattctgtggagagagAATAAGGATCAGACAGTGAAGGAGTTGGAGCTGAATACGGTTACTTACGGTACAGCAGCCGCGCCTTTCCTGGCGACACGGTCCATCGTTCAACTGGCAAAAGATGAGCAGGAGGACTTTCCGGAGGCGAGCGAGGCTGTTGTGAAGTGCTTCTACGTTGATGACGTGATGACTGGGGCTGATACCCTGAGCGGTGCTAGGCAGCTTCAGAAAAACTTGATCACACTCCTGGCCAGGGGTGGATTCCAGCTCCATAAATGGTGCGCCAATGATGAAGCATTGCTCGAAGACATCCCTATTGACGCCAGGGAGAAGCAGCTGAACTTCGAGGACAGTGATATCAACGGAGTCATCAAAACGCTTGGTGTCCTGTGGGATCCCTCTAGTGATGATTTCCTGTTCCACGTAAAACCAATCGGTGAGGGTTCCGAAATACCCACGAAGCGAATGGTGCTGTCGGACATGTCAAAGCTGTTCGATCCTCATGGCCTACTAGCACCGATCATACTCATTGCCAAACTCGTGATGCAACAACTGTGGCAGCAGAACGTGGAATGGGATGAAGCGATTCCGAAGGAGCAACTACGAACGTGGAACCGGTTCAGGTCTGAGCTTTCGTCTTTGAATTCTCTGCGGATCAACCGGCGGATTACTGTTGATGATGCGGTTACTGTCGAACTGCATGGATTTGCTGACGCCTCCAAGGTGGCGTATGGGTGTTGCATATACCTGAGAAGTGTGAAGAGTGATGGGGTTGCCGAGATGCGATTGATTTGTGGCAAGTCACGGGTTGCCCCAATGAAGGAGATTCAACGAGACATCAAGTTGGACGCCACACCTGATGAGATGACGATCCCGCGGCTGGAGCTGTGTGCTGCATTGTTGTTAGCGGAACAAGTGGAAAAAGTGCGCGAAACCTTAGCATTAACAACCGCAAAGGTGGTGCTTTGGTCGGACTCTAAAATAGTGTTGAACtggttgaaacaaatgaagacaAACACTCCAGTGTTCGTACGAAACCGCGTAGTGAAAATTAGAAAACTCTTTGCTTCCAACATGTGGCACTATATATCGACACAACATAACCCTGCAGATTTGGTGTCACGTGGGGTCTTCCCAGAAGATCTGATGCGTTGTGAAGAATGGTGGAGTGGCCCAAGTGTAATTCCTGTTGTAGCAGAGAATGAAAGCGAACCGGTGGAATCCGAAGATTACTCCCACCAAATTGTGGCGGCTGTCGTACCGGCTGCTCTGAAGAAACAACTTGACCCGTACGACGTGATCCTGAAGTACAGCAGCTATCGCAAGTTGCAGCGTATTTTCGGTTACGTGACTCGTTTCATTCACAACTGCCGATCGAAGCAAGACACGACGAAGCGTAGAACGGGTGTGCTGAACAGCGAGGACCACAACGAAGCACAGAAGGCGATGGTGACCATTGTCCAGCAGGTGGTCTACAAGGACGAAATCGGTTGCATCCAAACGAAGCAATCTGTCAAGGGAAAATTGCGCAACTTGAATCCGATCTACGACGACGATGAAAGACTGCTGCGAGTCGGCGGTCGCATAAGAAACTCGGATCTACCCAAGGACCAGAAGCACCCGATGATTTTGCCGGAGAACAATCATTTCACCGAGGTGCTAGTTGAAGCGTTACACCGAGAGCATCTTCATGTTGGCTTGAATGGACTCCTCGCAGTGGTAAGACAGAAATTCTGGCCAGTGAACGCGAAACGAACCATTCATCGGATTTTGAAAAGGTGTGTGATCTGCTTTCGAACGAACCCCAGAGATGTGCAGCAGTACATGGGTGACCTCCCGAGTTGTCGAGTCACGGCGGCTCAACCCTTTGCCAGGACCGGGATTGATTACGCTGGTCCATTCTTCATCAAGGTTGGCCGAATGAAAGCGAAGGTGAAGGTGTACGTGTCCCTGTTCGTATGTATGACGACCAAATCCATACACCTCGTACTGGTAAGTTCATTGACGACCGATGGATTTCTGGCAGCGCTTCATCGATTTGCTGGCAGACGGGGAAATCCAACCGAACTGTTCTCCGATAACGGTACGAATTTTCGTGGAGCAGACCGAGAACTTTCCGAACTCTACGATCTGCTGCAATCTCAAGTGCTCAACGACAAGGTGAACGAGTTTTGCCAGCCGAGGGGAATTAAGTGGAGCTTCAATCCGCCCAAGGCCCCGCACCAAGGTGGCATTTGGGAAGCCAATGTGAAATGCATGAAGTCTCATCTGTGCAAGACCCTGAACGAAAGCTACTTGACCTACGAGGAGTTGAACACGTTGCTGATCCAAATTGAAGGGATATTGAACTCAAGACCTCTGGTGCAGTTGACGGACGATCCTTTCGACTATGAAGCATTGAGTCCTGGACACTTTCTGGTTGGACGAGAGTTGACGGCGGTTGCAGAACCGTTGTACGGTGACTTGAAGGAGTCGAGCTTGTCACGGTACCAGCTGGTGCAAAAACGGATGCAGCATTTTTGGCAGCGGTGGTCCAACGAATACGTGACTGGACTACAGAAGCGTAGCAAATGGAACAAGGATCCCACGAAACTGCGGAACGGATTGCTTGTTATCATGAAGGAAGACAACATGCCACCTAAAACATGGAAGCTGGGTCGCATAGTTGAGACACATCCAGGTAAGGACGGGGTTGTACGTGTGGTCACAATCCGCACGAGCAACAGCATCTACAAGCGGCCAACGACCCAGATCGCTGTCCTTCCAATTGATGACTGCACGGATCAAGCGGAATCCAAGGAGTAG
- the LOC134286114 gene encoding uncharacterized protein LOC134286114 translates to MYLRSGKLKKVLFPSSPFLTPTGDLSVIRSVREQKDEAENRLKEKKMAESVQALEQCCSAARSKVERIRSAILNADQDPEKFTHHGLKLYMKTVDAAYEEYNNFQNRIYLADPLRREEFEPKFIEFEELYEFVRIALSEMIQHYVDIEKAIAEEAALDREKQLLAMKFSAVAVGERGGNSGVQESIVPYRMPPSLLLQQTPLPTFDGRYEHWHKFKARFCDIVDRCTQDSPATKLHYLDKALVGEAKGAIDEQTLNDNNYDGAWRILVERYENLPMVIHGHVTRLLNMKPMAKESSAELRTLIDDCTKRVESLEFHKLKMDKMSEAIVITLLASKLDPSTRRSWEASVEHGKLPVFKDTIAFLRKHSHVLERCEQNVTTVKNKVVSIRSQPSTVTSKTHTVTVSKANDGCPLCGSAHPVDTCGAFKRMNVEERYTKAKQLGLCFSCLQRGHRTAACKHSKTCPSCTKKHHALMHPEEKKPVAAESPQPPAAVQENSNQPMTAAKCTIPVVPMQTKQVLLATAVVMAYDSNGEAHKCRVLLDSGAMANFMSTRMAELLRLRKESANVPIDGVNGMKTIVKHKVSAKMVSRTTGFESSMDYLVVPRVTGALPATKIDPQSWQIPESVQLADPNFYEPGRIDMLVGAELFFDVLQEGKIKLSPNLPLLQESQLGWLVSGPVADTAPIGTVKVCQAGTSEATNEQLSQLLRRFWTIDELGGDTSPDPDDKCELSFQETHSRNKDGRYVVMLPFRDNVGELGESRKQAMRRFVALESRLERQPELKQAYAEFINEYLALGHCRVVTSAECEKNDFAHYLPHHCVIKPNSSTTKLRVVFDASAKSSTASQHVVERRDGDWSNSTGLTLQRDFEISLAQVRLHR, encoded by the coding sequence ATGTATTTGCGGTCTGGTAAACTGAAGAAAGTGTTGTTTCCGTCGTCGCCATTTTTAACTCCGACCGGCGATTTGAGTGTGATTCGTAGTGTGCGTGAGCAAAAGGACGAAGCTGAAAATCGCCTGAAAGAAAAGAAGATGGCGGAAAGTGTGCAAGCATTGGAGCAGTGTTGCAGTGCGGCTCGGTCGAAAGTGGAGCGGATCAGGTCGGCCATTTTGAATGCTGATCAGGATCCCGAAAAGTTCACCCACCACGGCTTGAAGCTCTACATGAAGACTGTCGATGCTGCCTATGAGGAGTACAACAATTTCCAGAACCGTATCTACCTTGCCGACCCTCTAAGGAGAGAAGAATTCGAACCGAAGTTTATTGAGTTCGAAGAGCTTTACGAGTTCGTTCGGATCGCGTTGAGCGAAATGATCCAGCACTACGTGGACATCGAAAAGGCGATAGCGGAGGAAGCAGCTCTGGATCGTGAGAAGCAGCTTCTCGCTATGAAGTTTTCTGCTGTAGCAGTGGGTGAGCGTGGCGGGAATAGTGGCGTGCAGGAAAGCATTGTGCCGTACCGCATGCCGCCGTccctgctgttgcagcaaacaccGTTACCGACGTTTGACGGCCGGTATGAGCACTGGCACAAATTCAAGGCTCGATTCTGTGATATTGTGGACCGGTGCACACAGGATTCTCCAGCAACGAAGCTCCATTATTTGGATAAGGCGTTAGTCGGAGAGGCGAAAGGAGCAATTGATGAACAGACACTCAACGACAACAACTACGATGGCGCCTGGAGGATTCTGGTAGAACGCTATGAGAACCTCCCGATGGTGATTCACGGCCACGTCACGAGGTTGCTGAACATGAAACCGATGGCCAAGGAGTCGTCAGCAGAACTGCGAACGTTGATTGACGACTGCACGAAACGCGTGGAATCCTTGGAGTTTCACAAACTGAAGATGGATAAGATGTCCGAAGCTATTGTGATCACGTTGCTGGCGTCGAAGCTTGATCCGAGTACCCGCCGAAGCTGGGAGGCATCTGTTGAGCATGGTAAGTTACCAGTGTTTAAAGATACGATCGCATTCCTGCGTAAACACTCTCACGTCTTGGAGAGGTGTGAGCAGAACGTCACGACAGTCAAGAACAAGGTCGTGTCGATAAGAAGTCAGCCGTCTACAGTCACTAGTAAGACGCACACTGTGACGGTTTCGAAGGCGAATGATGGATGCCCCCTGTGCGGATCTGCCCATCCGGTGGATACATGTGGAGCGTTCAAAAGGATGAATGTTGAAGAGCGGTACACGAAGGCGAAGCAGCTGGGATTATGCTTCAGCTGTCTGCAGCGAGGGCATCGAACCGCTGCGTGCAAGCACAGCAAAACGTGCCCATCATGTACGAAGAAACATCATGCGTTGATGCATCCGGAAGAGAAGAAGCCTGTAGCAGCTGAGAGCCCGCAGCCACCTGCGGCAGTGCAGGAGAACTCCAATCAGCCGATGACCGCGGCGAAGTGTACGATTCCAGTCGTGCCAATGCAGACGAAGCAAGTTCTTTTGGCGACCGCTGTGGTGATGGCGTACGATTCCAACGGTGAGGCGCACAAATGCCGTGTGCTACTTGACTCCGGAGCGATGGCGAACTTCATGTCAACCAGAATGGCAGAGTTACTGCGATTGCGGAAGGAGAGTGCCAATGTCCCGATCGACGGCGTAAACGGGATGAAGACCATCGTGAAGCATAAAGTGAGTGCTAAAATGGTATCCAGAACAACCGGTTTTGAATCATCGATGGATTATCTGGTTGTCCCCCGAGTGACCGGTGCATTGCCGGCAACGAAGATCGACCCGCAGAGCTGGCAGATTCCAGAGTCGGTACAGCTGGCCGACCCGAACTTCTACGAACCTGGTCGCATTGACATGCTTGTCGGTGCGGAATTATTTTTCGATGTGCTGCAAGAAGGTAAGATCAAATTGTCTCCTAATCTGCCATTATTGCAAGAGAGTCAACTTGGTTGGCTCGTTTCCGGACCGGTGGCCGATACTGCGCCGATCGGTACTGTAAAGGTGTGTCAAGCTGGCACATCGGAGGCAACTAATGAACAACTGAGTCAACTACTGCGGCGGTTTTGGACCATCGACGAGCTTGGAGGTGATACATCCCCTGATCCCGACGATAAGTGTGAGCTGAGCTTCCAGGAGACTCACAGCAGAAACAAGGATGGCCGGTACGTGGTGATGCTACCATTCCGTGATAACGTTGGTGAGCTcggtgaatcccggaagcaagcgatGCGGCGATTTGTTGCACTTGAGAGCCGTCTAGAAAGGCAGCCAGAGTTGAAGCAGGCGTACGCTGAGTTCATCAACGAGTACCTAGCGTTGGGTCACTGCCGAGTGGTCACGAGCGCCGAATGTGAGAAGAACGATTTTGCTCATTATCTGCCACACCATTGCGTGATAAAGCCGAACAGTTCTACGACCAAGCTGAGAGTGGTGTTCGATGCGTCGGCGAAGAGCAGCACAGCATCACAGCACGTCGTTGAACGACGTGATGGAGATTGGTCCAACAGTACAGGACTCACTCTTCAACGTGATTTTGAGATTTCGCTTGCACAAGTACGTCTTCACCGCTGA
- the LOC115268763 gene encoding zinc finger protein 665 translates to MFTTNNIQAATPVGIQYQTTTASAADVNKQIKIDAQKATQQTPEFSTFYANVNMIQKLTPTSQALSTVNLAQLADETKTVQYLQPFSYVNCAIGNQMQIPNGVTGITVDGRQLVVNKPITSFQNTISNISFKCDVCGLMFNHLTLLNHHKRTHNQDGEPTSDAITVVTQPQSLVQAQNIISETGQNLGQIQIVATEALEPATHQVTQVTQQQLEQQVAQQQAQQQHQQQQQQQQQQQQQQQQQQQQQQQQQHQQIVHVTHVKTEKIQKCITCGGPIQNNPKRKGPKLIRCETCISNDNAHNVGRPTQIFVAPDGDIKFEIGEIPVSSNSNSPIETLMPTQITTIKTEHQISPVGQMTTTVAAPAPAPAVHPVKKRNLATVTKCTKCNGSGVIIVGGNPKQKHLHQGSVSTTTAATTTNITVQQPQTQEKPFTCNTCGGRFSRYSSLWSHKKLHSGEKNYKCNVCGIAFAKAVYLKNHTRIHTGEKPYKCGTCGMQFSQSPHLKNHERTHSGEKPYVCEVCDKGFARHATLWNHRRIHTGEKPYKCNRCQSAFSQAAHLKNHEKVHSGLKPFKCDICSAAFADRFALKRHRGIHEKYGQTAPLHQTQVVQKEEIIEMDEQSREVIIGSM, encoded by the exons ATGTTCACCACCAACAACATCCAGGCCGCCACGCCCGTCGGTATACAGTACCAAACGACGACGGCGTCGGCGGCCGATGTGAACAAACAGATCAAGATCGATGCCCAGAAAGCGACCCAGCAAACACCGGAGTTTAGCACCTTCTATGCCAACGTCAATATGATCCAGAAGCTGACGCCCACCTCGCAGGCTCTCAGCACTGTGAATTTGGCCCAGTTGGCGGACGAAACCAAAACGGTGCAGTATCTGCAGCCGTTCAGCTACGTGAACTGTGCCATCGGCAACCAGATGCAGATTCCCAACGGGGTCACTGGCATAACGGTCGACGGACGACAGCTGGTTGTCAACAAACCGATTACG TCCTTTCAGAACACCATCTCCAACATCAGCTTCAAATGCGACGTCTGTGGTTTGATGTTCAACCATCTGACTCTACTGAACCATCACAAGCGAACCCACAACCAAGATGGGGAACCCACGTCGGATGCCATCACCGTAGTAACGCAACCGCAGAGTCTCGTACAAGCGCAGAACATCATCTCGGAAACCGGTCAAAACCTGGGCCAAATACAGATTGTGGCAACGGAAGCGCTAGAACCAGCGACGCATCAAGTCACCCAGGTGACCCAACAGCAGCTGGAACAGCAAGTTGCCCAACAGCAAgctcaacaacaacatcaacagcagcagcagcaacaacaacaacagcagcagcaacaacaacagcagcaacaacaacaacagcagcagcaacatcagCAAATAGTTCACGTCACCCATGTGAAAACGGAGAAGATACAGAAATGCATCACCTGCGGAGGACCCATCCAGAACAATCCGAAGCGCAAGGGACCCAAATTGATACGGTGTGAGACCTGCATCAGCAACGACAATGCCCACAATGTGGGAAGGC CTACGCAAATCTTCGTGGCACCGGACGGTGACATCAAGTTCGAAATAGGAGAAATCCCGGTCAGCAGTAACAGCAATTCGCCGATCGAAACCCTGATGCCGACGCAGATTACCACCATCAAAACCGAGCACCAGATTTCTCCGGTGGGACAAATGACGACGACGGTGGCAGCCCCGGCTCCGGCACCGGCGGTCCATCCGGTCAAGAAGCGCAACCTCGCCACGGTGACCAAGTGCACCAAGTGCAACGGGTCCGGTGTGATCATAGTCGGGGGCAACCCGAAGCAAAAGCATCTGCACCAGGGTAGTGTCAGCACCACCACCGCCGCTACAACCACCAATATAACGGTGCAGCAACCGCAGAC GCAAGAGAAACCATTCACGTGCAACACCTGCGGAGGACGGTTTTCGCGATATTCCAGTTTATGGTCGCACAAGAAGCTCCACTCCGGCGAAAAGAACTACAAGTGTAACGTATGCGGGATAGCGTTCGCCAAGGCAGTCTACTTGAAGAACCACACTCGAATCCACACCGGAGAAAAGCCGTACAA GTGCGGGACATGTGGCATGCAGTTCTCGCAATCTCCGcatttgaaaaatcacgaaaggaCCCACAGCGGTGAAAAACCCTACGTTTGTGAG GTCTGTGATAAAGGATTTGCTCGCCACGCTACCCTCTGGAACCACCGGCGTATCCACACTGGCGAAAAACCCTACAAGTGCAACCGATGTCAATCCGCGTTCAGCCAGGCTGCCcatttgaaaaatcacgaaaag GTGCACTCTGGTTTGAAACCCTTCAAGTGCGACATCTGTTCGGCAGCGTTCGCCGATCGGTTTGCCCTGAAGCGACATCGAGGAATTCACgaaaaatatg GTCAAACCGCTCCCCTCCATCAAACCCAGGTAGTACAGAAAGAGGAAATCATCGAAATGGATGAACAATCGCGAGAAGTAATCATCGGATCGATGTAA